A genome region from Halorussus pelagicus includes the following:
- a CDS encoding S9 family peptidase produces the protein METVRARDYHDIAQVEETRISPDGERVAFVRKLPDGDDEYEATVYVVSVGGDEPRQFTVSEGIDTQPRWSPSGDRLAFVSTRGADDDRPQLWVMPTGGGEARQVTDVVGGVAEIAWSPDGSKIAFTQQVTADDREEGRDTGLDGEDFEPEESDPRVIDRKVYRAGQRYFDGKRAHVYAVDLEGEAQRASGDRAGEPRGDDVRRLTDGDYDHVNPEWADATTLLYGARRTGDPDDNIVVDVVEYDFDAGEETGTITQTTGWTPMLAAASDGRVAYAYTPEENATLKQTEIEVLDRETGEVTTPTESLDRTLSMAMSPQWGPNEENIYFSTPDEGEYAIWRAPGDAGSDPERVVGDGEIEAATVGADTIAFARSEWDHPGDVFVSTLGGAESRRLTRINSNYLDDRAVAQPEEIRFENESGDEIQGWVLTPPDFEADETYPLAVEIHGGPHSMWSTSGSMWQEFQLLAARGYVVFWSNPRGSTGYGEEFMAALGGGKWGEIAYEDIMAGVDEVASREYVDESDMYVTGGSYGGYMTTWIVGHTDRFAGAVSQRGVYELNSFYGSTDAFKLVEWDFDATPWDDYEFLWERSPTAFADEVDTPTLLIHSDDDYRVPVNNAEMLYLMLKKNDVETRLVRYPREGHELSRSGEPGHVVDRLERIVRWFDGYSDHRDVPRALDRGDDGLSTAEDDDREDEAEADDAEPEEGDK, from the coding sequence ATGGAAACAGTTCGTGCGAGAGATTATCACGACATCGCACAGGTCGAGGAGACTCGGATTTCGCCCGACGGCGAGCGGGTCGCCTTCGTCCGAAAGCTCCCGGACGGCGACGACGAGTACGAGGCCACAGTGTACGTCGTCTCGGTCGGCGGCGACGAACCGCGCCAGTTCACCGTCTCGGAAGGCATCGACACTCAACCGCGGTGGAGTCCGAGCGGCGACCGCCTCGCGTTTGTCAGCACGCGGGGCGCTGACGACGACCGACCGCAACTCTGGGTCATGCCGACCGGCGGGGGCGAGGCCCGGCAGGTGACGGACGTGGTCGGCGGCGTCGCCGAAATCGCGTGGTCGCCCGACGGAAGCAAAATCGCGTTCACCCAGCAGGTCACGGCGGACGACCGCGAGGAGGGCCGGGACACCGGTCTCGACGGCGAGGACTTCGAACCGGAAGAGTCGGACCCGCGGGTCATCGACCGAAAGGTGTACCGGGCGGGTCAGCGCTACTTCGACGGGAAACGCGCTCACGTCTACGCGGTCGATTTGGAAGGCGAGGCGCAACGCGCCTCGGGAGACCGAGCGGGGGAGCCGCGAGGCGACGACGTTCGGCGACTCACCGACGGCGATTACGACCACGTCAATCCCGAGTGGGCCGACGCGACGACGTTGCTCTACGGCGCGCGTCGGACCGGCGACCCCGACGACAACATCGTCGTGGACGTGGTGGAGTACGACTTCGACGCGGGCGAGGAGACCGGAACCATCACCCAGACCACGGGGTGGACGCCGATGCTGGCGGCCGCCAGCGATGGGCGAGTAGCCTACGCCTACACGCCCGAGGAGAACGCGACGCTCAAGCAGACCGAAATCGAGGTGCTGGACCGCGAGACCGGCGAAGTGACGACACCCACCGAGTCGTTGGATCGAACGCTCTCGATGGCGATGTCGCCCCAGTGGGGACCGAACGAGGAGAACATCTACTTCTCGACGCCGGACGAGGGCGAGTACGCCATCTGGCGCGCGCCGGGCGACGCCGGTTCGGACCCCGAGCGCGTCGTCGGCGACGGCGAAATCGAGGCCGCCACGGTCGGCGCGGACACAATCGCGTTCGCCCGCTCGGAGTGGGACCACCCCGGCGACGTGTTCGTCTCGACGCTCGGCGGCGCGGAATCCCGGCGACTCACGCGAATCAACAGCAACTACCTCGACGACCGCGCGGTCGCGCAACCGGAGGAAATCCGCTTCGAGAACGAGTCCGGTGACGAGATTCAGGGATGGGTGCTGACGCCGCCGGACTTCGAAGCGGACGAGACCTATCCACTCGCGGTCGAAATCCACGGCGGGCCACACTCGATGTGGTCCACAAGCGGGTCGATGTGGCAGGAGTTCCAACTGCTCGCGGCGCGCGGGTACGTCGTCTTCTGGTCGAATCCCCGCGGGTCAACGGGGTACGGCGAGGAGTTCATGGCCGCGCTTGGTGGCGGTAAGTGGGGCGAAATTGCCTACGAGGACATCATGGCCGGGGTTGACGAGGTGGCGAGTCGGGAGTACGTGGACGAATCGGACATGTACGTCACCGGCGGGAGCTATGGCGGGTACATGACGACGTGGATCGTCGGCCACACCGACCGGTTCGCGGGCGCGGTCAGCCAGCGCGGCGTCTACGAACTCAACAGCTTCTACGGCTCGACGGACGCGTTCAAACTCGTCGAGTGGGACTTCGACGCGACGCCGTGGGACGACTACGAGTTCCTCTGGGAGCGGTCGCCGACCGCCTTCGCCGACGAGGTGGACACCCCGACGCTGTTGATTCACAGCGACGACGACTACCGCGTCCCGGTGAACAACGCCGAGATGCTGTACCTAATGTTGAAGAAAAACGACGTGGAGACCCGACTGGTGCGCTACCCGCGCGAGGGCCACGAACTCTCCCGGAGCGGCGAACCCGGCCACGTCGTGGACCGACTCGAACGCATCGTGCGCTGGTTCGACGGGTATTCGGACCACCGCGACGTTCCGAGGGCGCTGGACCGGGGCGACGACGGTCTCTCTACGGCTGAGGACGACGACAGAGAGGACGAAGCCGAAGCGGACGACGCCGAACCAGAAGAAGGCGACAAGTAA
- a CDS encoding DUF7569 family protein: MTDDEAEPCDDCRDPVSDALARTLRLTVDRSQIDSQRLCPECFADWIDRYESEMQPDERPVIDDGDTDIIVD, from the coding sequence ATGACAGACGACGAGGCCGAACCCTGCGACGACTGTCGGGACCCCGTCTCCGACGCGCTGGCGCGCACTCTCCGACTCACGGTGGACCGCTCGCAGATCGACAGCCAGCGGCTCTGTCCCGAGTGTTTCGCCGACTGGATAGACCGCTACGAGTCCGAGATGCAACCCGACGAGCGCCCAGTTATCGACGACGGCGACACCGACATTATCGTAGACTGA
- a CDS encoding nucleotidyltransferase domain-containing protein, producing the protein MSPDADLGPNERRGELPTSAEIAREVARVGRQNGVAPVTVVVFGSYANDDPTPSSDADVVVVSPDFEEDDVYARRFYWDWDWNHDEFPTLDLIPLRPDEFREFSSRSGHIAATAVTTGDVFEFGDGARTRPTTSRV; encoded by the coding sequence ATGAGTCCCGACGCGGACCTCGGGCCGAACGAGCGCCGGGGAGAGCTTCCGACTTCGGCAGAAATCGCCCGAGAAGTCGCGCGCGTCGGTCGGCAAAACGGAGTCGCCCCGGTTACTGTCGTCGTATTCGGGTCGTACGCGAATGACGACCCGACGCCGTCGAGCGACGCCGATGTCGTCGTCGTCAGTCCGGATTTCGAGGAAGACGACGTGTACGCACGTCGGTTCTACTGGGACTGGGACTGGAACCACGACGAGTTCCCGACGCTCGACCTGATTCCGCTTCGCCCCGACGAGTTCCGCGAGTTCTCGTCTCGCTCCGGCCACATCGCGGCGACGGCGGTCACGACGGGCGACGTTTTTGAGTTCGGCGACGGAGCGAGAACTCGTCCGACCACTTCGCGTGTCTAA
- a CDS encoding universal stress protein: MSEDGYRIAVAVGNPDTAEQLVRTAADVARERDGEVFVVGVIVTPQESPFALFTDEVITREFGDERRAVLDRAVSVASGRDVPVSGKLFVASSVARGVLHGVRERDCDALVIGWEDRTRQNAVLGSNVDRILRRADCDVLVEKIGALAGTVEGVLLPVAESRHAALAASVARAIAVNNDARVTLLRVVESRREESAARDLLAETADSLSGVETETVVRVGDVPERIVAESERHDVTVLGATRSGAIRRRVVGTTPQEVGRRADGTVILAKRGDGSLVSRVFRL; encoded by the coding sequence ATGAGCGAGGACGGCTACCGCATCGCCGTCGCGGTGGGTAACCCCGACACCGCCGAGCAGTTGGTCCGGACCGCGGCGGATGTGGCCCGCGAGCGCGACGGCGAGGTGTTCGTCGTCGGCGTCATCGTCACGCCCCAAGAGTCGCCGTTCGCGCTGTTCACCGACGAGGTCATCACGCGAGAGTTCGGCGACGAGCGCCGCGCCGTCCTCGACCGGGCGGTGTCTGTCGCCTCCGGACGTGACGTGCCCGTGAGCGGCAAGCTGTTCGTCGCGTCGTCGGTGGCCCGCGGCGTCCTCCACGGCGTCCGGGAGCGCGACTGCGACGCGCTCGTCATCGGGTGGGAAGACCGAACGCGGCAGAACGCGGTCCTCGGGAGCAACGTAGACCGAATCCTGCGGCGGGCCGACTGCGACGTGCTGGTGGAGAAAATCGGCGCGCTCGCCGGAACCGTCGAGGGCGTCCTCCTGCCGGTGGCCGAGAGCAGACACGCCGCCCTCGCAGCGTCGGTGGCGCGAGCCATCGCGGTCAACAACGACGCCCGCGTGACGCTGCTCCGAGTCGTCGAATCGAGGCGCGAGGAATCGGCGGCCCGCGACCTGCTCGCGGAGACTGCCGACTCGCTGTCCGGCGTCGAAACCGAGACCGTGGTTCGAGTGGGCGACGTTCCGGAGCGCATTGTCGCGGAGTCCGAGCGCCACGACGTGACCGTCCTCGGCGCGACTCGCTCGGGCGCGATTCGGCGGCGAGTCGTCGGGACGACGCCCCAAGAAGTCGGACGGCGCGCCGACGGGACGGTCATTCTGGCCAAGCGCGGCGACGGGTCGCTGGTGTCGCGGGTGTTCAGGTTGTAG
- the upp gene encoding uracil phosphoribosyltransferase — protein MTIEDRGDAKLVTHALAQDTLSRLRDAETEQVGFRKGLVKLGRICGYEIIDGAMETEYVSIETPLTETTGQRVKGLDDVVIINVLRAATPFVEGLLKAFPRAKQGVISAGRDEEAGRGDDGTFPITIDYVKLPEIQEKDTVIVADPMLATGSTMCAVLDEVLNEQPNPEDLFVLSAVSAPEGLLRVDDEFDECDLLTVAIDDELNDEGFIVPGLGDAGDRAFRTT, from the coding sequence ATGACCATCGAAGACCGCGGGGACGCCAAGCTCGTCACCCACGCCTTGGCACAGGATACCCTTTCGAGACTCCGGGACGCTGAGACCGAGCAGGTCGGCTTCCGGAAGGGTCTCGTCAAACTCGGCCGCATCTGCGGCTACGAAATCATTGACGGCGCGATGGAGACCGAGTACGTCTCCATCGAGACGCCCCTGACCGAGACGACCGGCCAGCGCGTCAAGGGACTCGACGACGTGGTCATCATCAACGTCCTCCGGGCCGCGACGCCGTTCGTCGAGGGCCTGCTAAAGGCCTTCCCGCGCGCCAAGCAGGGCGTCATCAGCGCGGGCCGCGACGAGGAGGCTGGCCGCGGCGACGACGGCACCTTCCCCATCACCATCGACTACGTGAAACTCCCCGAGATTCAGGAGAAAGACACCGTCATCGTCGCCGACCCGATGCTCGCTACCGGATCGACGATGTGCGCAGTGCTGGACGAGGTACTGAACGAACAGCCTAATCCCGAGGACTTGTTCGTCCTCTCGGCGGTCAGCGCGCCCGAGGGCCTGCTCCGCGTGGACGACGAGTTCGACGAGTGCGACCTGCTGACGGTCGCCATCGACGACGAACTCAACGACGAGGGCTTCATCGTGCCCGGTCTCGGCGACGCCGGAGACCGAGCGTTCCGGACGACGTAA
- a CDS encoding DUF5828 family protein, giving the protein MEESVSGFKLRGTWGDIVEHGERITEALREAGVSGEMYDEWEEWRPKHHERLGEDVSEKTAEQASVGEGEGEKKGKGPDDDLKTAGEKISESYEKLEDEETDEAVSKWQDSVSYVARAADSASRKALRKVEDTVYQKVMTRLAPYYFDNDLISANVQQVGRGDGEETFVFEVNINDDDLKQEVSQKLADYEDEVNRWHVATEKRTDTAEAAEGVEAPEDLEEPHSKTT; this is encoded by the coding sequence ATGGAAGAGAGCGTTTCGGGCTTCAAGCTCCGCGGAACGTGGGGCGACATCGTCGAACACGGCGAGCGTATCACCGAAGCCCTCCGAGAGGCAGGCGTCTCGGGCGAGATGTACGACGAATGGGAAGAGTGGCGACCCAAACACCACGAACGACTCGGTGAGGACGTATCCGAGAAGACCGCAGAGCAGGCCTCGGTCGGTGAAGGCGAGGGCGAAAAGAAAGGCAAAGGACCGGACGACGACCTCAAGACTGCGGGCGAAAAAATAAGCGAGTCCTACGAGAAGCTGGAAGACGAGGAGACTGACGAAGCAGTGAGCAAGTGGCAAGACTCGGTGAGCTACGTCGCTCGCGCCGCCGACTCCGCGAGTCGGAAGGCCCTCCGAAAGGTCGAGGACACGGTCTACCAGAAGGTAATGACCCGACTCGCGCCCTACTACTTCGACAACGACCTCATCAGCGCCAACGTCCAGCAAGTCGGCCGCGGCGACGGCGAGGAGACGTTCGTCTTCGAGGTCAACATCAACGACGACGACCTCAAACAGGAGGTCAGCCAGAAGTTGGCGGACTACGAGGACGAGGTCAACCGCTGGCACGTCGCCACCGAGAAGCGTACCGACACCGCCGAGGCCGCCGAGGGCGTTGAAGCGCCCGAGGACCTTGAGGAACCGCACTCGAAGACGACCTGA
- a CDS encoding inorganic phosphate transporter, producing the protein MVGTGVVTLVIAAIASLFMAWAIGAGSSGSTPFAPAVGANAISVMRAGFFVGLLGFFGAVMQGANVSEAVGTELIGGVQLTAIAATTGLLVAAVLVAIGVFTGYPIATAFTVTGAIVGVGLAMGGDPAWAKYRQISALWILTPFVGSSIAYSTAKLLRSKRTAEEVVIPLLGALVGLIIAKVKFVVLGPPDVSQSLAATAGNELALPPVAGVETGTVVVSLAIAGVVAGLLAWDVRRNLEAGQRHFLLALGSLVAFSAGGSQVGLAIGPLVPLLDPFEIPLLPVLVGGGIGLLVGSWTGAPRLIKALAQDYSALGPRRSIAALIPSFAIAQAAVFFGIPVSFNEIIVSAIIGSGYAAEGGGVSRSKMGYTVLAWVASLVLAIGVGYGIFSVIEMVG; encoded by the coding sequence ATGGTCGGCACCGGCGTCGTGACGTTGGTAATCGCAGCTATCGCCAGTCTATTCATGGCATGGGCTATCGGTGCGGGGTCGTCTGGCTCGACGCCTTTCGCGCCAGCGGTCGGAGCGAACGCAATCTCAGTGATGCGGGCCGGATTCTTTGTCGGGCTACTCGGCTTTTTCGGGGCGGTGATGCAGGGGGCGAACGTCTCGGAAGCGGTCGGCACGGAACTCATCGGCGGCGTCCAGTTGACCGCGATTGCGGCGACGACCGGCTTGCTGGTCGCGGCCGTGCTGGTCGCTATCGGCGTGTTCACCGGCTACCCAATTGCCACCGCCTTCACCGTCACGGGGGCTATCGTCGGCGTCGGACTGGCGATGGGCGGCGACCCGGCGTGGGCGAAGTACCGCCAGATTTCGGCGCTGTGGATTCTGACCCCGTTCGTCGGGAGTTCCATCGCGTACAGCACCGCGAAGCTACTGCGTTCGAAGCGCACCGCCGAGGAAGTCGTCATTCCGCTCCTCGGCGCGCTGGTCGGTCTCATCATCGCCAAGGTGAAGTTCGTCGTCCTCGGCCCGCCGGACGTGAGCCAGTCGCTCGCCGCGACTGCGGGCAACGAGCTAGCGCTCCCGCCGGTCGCTGGCGTCGAAACCGGCACCGTCGTCGTCTCGCTCGCAATCGCGGGCGTCGTCGCCGGACTGCTCGCGTGGGACGTGCGTCGGAATCTGGAGGCCGGACAGCGACACTTCCTGCTCGCGCTCGGGAGCCTCGTGGCGTTCTCGGCAGGCGGGTCGCAGGTCGGACTCGCAATCGGGCCGCTGGTGCCCCTGCTCGACCCCTTCGAGATTCCGCTCCTTCCCGTCCTCGTCGGCGGGGGCATCGGCTTGCTGGTGGGGTCGTGGACCGGCGCGCCCCGACTCATAAAAGCGCTCGCGCAGGACTACTCGGCGCTAGGTCCCCGGCGCTCCATCGCGGCGCTCATCCCGTCGTTCGCCATCGCGCAGGCCGCCGTCTTCTTCGGCATCCCCGTCTCGTTCAACGAGATTATCGTCAGCGCCATCATCGGGAGCGGGTACGCCGCCGAGGGCGGCGGCGTGAGTCGGTCAAAGATGGGCTACACGGTGCTGGCGTGGGTCGCGTCGCTCGTGTTAGCAATCGGCGTCGGCTACGGTATCTTCTCGGTCATCGAGATGGTCGGGTAA
- a CDS encoding hemolysin family protein yields MGLTPLAQVLGFEVTEEMITWGGTLTIVVLIGLSAFFSSSEIAMFSIAKHRIDALVDDGVPGSETVAALKSDPHRLLITILVGNNIVNIAMSSIATGVLALHMAQGQAVAVATFGITAIVLLFGESAPKSYAVENTESWALRIARPLKLSEYVLLPLVVLFDYLTRVVNKVTGGRSAIETSYVTRDEIQDMIETGEREGVLEEDEREMLQRIFRFNNTIAKEVMTPRLDMTAVPQTATIEEAIETLVQSGHERVPVYEGSLDNVIGVIHIRDLVREQTYGEHDELELDDVIQPTLHVPESKNVDELLAEMRENRMQMVIVIDEFGTTEGLVTMEDMVEEIVGDILEGEEEEPIEYVDDETIIVQGELNIDEVNEALDIELPEGEEFETIAGFIFNRAGRLVEEGEDITYDGVRLHVEQVENTRIMKARVTKLDAAERAEAEPDEESEFENGVETES; encoded by the coding sequence ATGGGACTGACCCCGCTAGCGCAAGTGTTAGGCTTCGAGGTCACGGAAGAGATGATTACGTGGGGGGGAACGCTCACCATCGTCGTCCTCATCGGTCTCTCGGCCTTTTTCTCCTCCTCGGAGATTGCGATGTTCTCCATCGCAAAGCATAGAATTGACGCGCTCGTGGACGACGGCGTCCCCGGATCCGAGACCGTCGCGGCACTCAAGTCGGACCCGCACCGGTTGCTCATTACCATTCTCGTGGGCAACAACATCGTCAACATTGCGATGTCCTCGATAGCGACAGGCGTCCTCGCGCTTCACATGGCACAGGGTCAGGCAGTCGCCGTTGCCACCTTCGGTATCACGGCTATCGTTCTCCTGTTCGGCGAGAGCGCTCCGAAGTCCTATGCCGTCGAGAACACCGAATCGTGGGCGCTCCGCATCGCCCGCCCGCTGAAACTGTCGGAGTACGTCCTCCTCCCGCTGGTCGTCCTCTTCGACTACCTCACGCGCGTCGTCAACAAGGTGACCGGCGGTCGGTCGGCCATCGAGACATCCTACGTCACCCGCGATGAGATTCAGGACATGATCGAGACCGGCGAGCGCGAGGGCGTCCTCGAAGAGGACGAGCGCGAGATGCTTCAGCGCATCTTCCGGTTCAACAACACCATCGCCAAGGAGGTCATGACTCCGCGCCTCGACATGACGGCGGTGCCCCAGACCGCGACCATCGAGGAGGCAATCGAGACGCTGGTCCAGAGCGGCCACGAGCGCGTTCCCGTCTACGAGGGAAGCCTCGACAACGTCATCGGCGTCATCCACATCCGCGATTTGGTCCGGGAACAGACCTACGGCGAACACGACGAACTCGAACTCGACGACGTTATTCAGCCAACCCTCCACGTCCCCGAGAGCAAGAACGTGGACGAACTGCTGGCCGAGATGCGCGAGAACCGCATGCAGATGGTCATCGTCATCGACGAGTTCGGCACCACCGAGGGGCTGGTCACGATGGAGGACATGGTGGAGGAAATCGTCGGCGACATCCTCGAAGGCGAGGAAGAAGAACCCATCGAGTACGTGGACGACGAGACCATCATCGTGCAGGGCGAACTCAACATCGACGAGGTCAACGAGGCGCTGGACATCGAACTCCCCGAGGGCGAGGAGTTCGAGACCATCGCCGGGTTCATCTTCAACCGCGCGGGCCGACTTGTCGAGGAGGGAGAAGACATCACCTACGACGGCGTTCGCCTCCACGTCGAACAGGTCGAGAACACCCGCATCATGAAGGCTCGCGTGACGAAACTCGACGCCGCCGAGCGCGCCGAAGCCGAACCGGACGAAGAGTCCGAGTTCGAGAACGGCGTCGAGACGGAAAGTTGA
- a CDS encoding glutathione S-transferase N-terminal domain-containing protein: MSQSATGGSAITLYRLQACPFCERVVRKLQEYDLDYQSRFVEPMHSDRNVVKRISGKRTVPAIVDENTGVTMSESANIVEYVENTYGDGAEAASAGGDD, from the coding sequence ATGAGCCAGTCAGCGACCGGCGGGTCGGCGATTACGCTGTACCGCTTGCAGGCGTGTCCGTTCTGCGAGCGCGTGGTCCGGAAGCTCCAGGAGTACGACCTCGACTACCAGTCGCGCTTCGTGGAGCCGATGCACAGCGACCGAAACGTCGTCAAGCGAATTTCGGGTAAGCGGACCGTCCCGGCCATCGTGGACGAGAACACGGGCGTCACGATGAGCGAGAGCGCAAACATCGTGGAATACGTGGAGAACACGTACGGCGACGGTGCCGAGGCGGCTTCCGCGGGAGGCGACGACTGA
- a CDS encoding redoxin domain-containing protein, producing the protein MVDFEVVSLPDTDHVAEGDTAPDFTRPLVNDEFWADAALSELTDEGPVLLVFFTMDGAFPATYMWNEIGDRELGSEAQRASDASGETASEGELTVVGLSISDPYAHKQLIEERGIDYRLFSDPQNGVAEEYGIVNDLDGMAGVSEPRPAVFLLDEDRTVEYAWVAEEWPDFPDYDEVEDAIESR; encoded by the coding sequence ATGGTGGACTTCGAGGTCGTTTCCCTGCCAGATACCGACCACGTCGCCGAGGGCGACACTGCGCCGGACTTCACCCGACCGCTGGTCAACGACGAGTTCTGGGCCGACGCCGCGCTCTCGGAGTTGACCGACGAGGGACCGGTCCTGCTCGTCTTCTTCACGATGGATGGAGCGTTTCCCGCGACGTACATGTGGAACGAGATTGGGGACCGTGAGTTGGGTAGCGAGGCGCAACGCGCCTCGGATGCGAGCGGTGAAACCGCGAGCGAGGGCGAACTCACTGTCGTCGGTCTCTCTATCTCGGACCCCTACGCGCACAAGCAACTCATCGAGGAGCGCGGAATCGACTACCGACTCTTCTCGGACCCGCAGAACGGCGTCGCCGAGGAGTACGGCATCGTCAACGACCTCGACGGGATGGCGGGTGTGAGCGAACCTCGACCCGCCGTCTTCCTGCTAGACGAGGACCGAACCGTCGAGTACGCGTGGGTCGCCGAGGAGTGGCCCGACTTCCCCGACTACGACGAAGTCGAGGACGCCATCGAGTCGAGATAA
- a CDS encoding L-threonylcarbamoyladenylate synthase codes for MTEPIERAANAIRDGELVVYPTETVYGLGADALSETAVERVFEAKGRSRDKPVSLGVPDVESALAYVRVTDREERFMREFLPGPVTVLCEKREAVPDALTSGRSRVGVRVPDHEVALALLREVAPVTATSANVSGRPSATRPADLDSEIRDAAAVVLDGGETGGTGSTVVNVEAETIVREGPNADEVRSWLDANDGSEAQ; via the coding sequence ATGACCGAGCCAATCGAACGAGCGGCGAACGCGATTCGTGACGGCGAACTTGTCGTCTACCCGACCGAGACGGTGTACGGTCTCGGCGCGGACGCACTGAGCGAGACAGCGGTCGAGCGCGTCTTCGAAGCGAAGGGCCGGTCGCGCGACAAGCCGGTTTCGCTTGGGGTCCCCGACGTAGAGTCGGCGCTGGCGTACGTCCGCGTGACCGACCGTGAAGAGCGATTCATGCGCGAGTTCCTGCCTGGTCCCGTCACCGTCCTCTGCGAGAAGCGCGAGGCGGTTCCGGACGCACTGACCAGCGGGCGCTCGCGGGTGGGCGTTCGCGTGCCCGACCACGAGGTCGCGCTCGCGCTTCTGCGCGAGGTCGCGCCCGTCACGGCCACGAGCGCGAACGTGAGCGGGCGACCGAGCGCGACCCGACCCGCCGACCTCGACAGCGAGATTCGGGACGCGGCGGCGGTCGTCCTCGACGGCGGGGAGACCGGCGGCACGGGGAGTACGGTCGTGAACGTCGAAGCGGAGACCATCGTGCGCGAGGGACCGAACGCCGACGAGGTGCGGTCATGGCTCGACGCGAACGACGGCTCAGAGGCCCAGTAG